One stretch of Oculatellaceae cyanobacterium DNA includes these proteins:
- a CDS encoding AAA family ATPase, protein MGSKQMDLFEQHHLQQAENEAPLAARMRPRTLDEFIGQDHIIAPGRLLQRAITLDQLSSVIFYGPPGTGKTTLARVIANSTRAHFIAINAVLSGVKEIRAAIDTATEKRKKHNQRTILFVDEVHRFNKSQQDALLPWVENGTVILIGATTENPYFEVNKALVSRSRIFQLKQLNNDDLYRIVEQTLNDRERGYGNLKVNIDPSALDHLVNVANGDARSLLNALELAVETTPPDETGIIYVTLAVAEESIQQRAVLYDKEGDAHFDTISAFIKSLRGSDPDAPLYWLAKMVYAGEDPRFIFRRMLILTSEDVGLADPNAVVIVNSCAEAFDRVGMPEGRYHLAQATLYLANAPKSNSVMGFFDALAAVEREKESEVPTHLKDGNRDKKGFGHGAGYLYPHAYQDHWIEQQYLPASLQGQVFCAIRWLETNARMG, encoded by the coding sequence ATGGGCAGTAAACAAATGGATTTATTTGAACAACACCATCTGCAACAAGCTGAAAATGAAGCACCTCTAGCAGCAAGGATGCGTCCGCGCACGCTGGATGAATTTATCGGTCAAGACCACATTATTGCACCAGGACGGTTATTGCAGCGTGCCATTACTTTAGATCAACTTTCTTCAGTGATTTTTTATGGCCCTCCTGGTACTGGCAAAACGACTTTAGCTAGAGTTATTGCCAACAGTACCCGCGCTCATTTTATTGCGATTAATGCTGTACTTTCTGGAGTTAAAGAAATTCGGGCAGCGATTGATACTGCAACCGAAAAACGGAAAAAGCACAATCAACGCACAATCTTATTTGTTGATGAAGTTCACAGATTTAATAAGTCTCAGCAAGATGCGCTATTACCTTGGGTAGAAAATGGCACAGTAATTCTGATTGGCGCAACTACAGAAAATCCCTATTTTGAAGTTAATAAAGCGCTGGTTAGTCGTTCTCGGATTTTTCAGCTTAAGCAACTCAATAATGATGATTTGTATCGTATTGTTGAGCAAACTTTAAATGATCGAGAACGAGGTTATGGCAATCTTAAGGTAAACATTGATCCTAGTGCTTTAGATCATCTCGTTAATGTAGCAAATGGTGATGCTAGATCATTACTCAACGCCTTAGAACTAGCAGTAGAAACCACGCCACCAGATGAAACGGGAATTATTTACGTCACTTTAGCAGTTGCAGAAGAATCAATTCAACAACGTGCAGTCCTTTACGACAAAGAAGGTGATGCTCATTTTGATACTATCAGCGCCTTTATTAAAAGTCTGCGCGGTTCTGACCCAGATGCCCCTTTATATTGGTTAGCAAAGATGGTTTATGCAGGTGAAGACCCCCGTTTTATCTTCCGTCGAATGCTAATTTTAACTTCTGAAGATGTGGGACTTGCTGACCCGAATGCGGTTGTAATTGTTAATTCTTGTGCAGAAGCATTTGACCGTGTGGGAATGCCAGAAGGTCGCTATCATTTAGCACAAGCAACGCTTTATCTGGCAAATGCACCAAAATCAAATAGTGTGATGGGCTTTTTTGATGCTTTAGCTGCGGTGGAACGGGAAAAAGAATCAGAAGTTCCAACGCATCTTAAGGATGGCAATCGTGATAAAAAAGGTTTCGGACATGGTGCGGGTTATCTTTATCCTCATGCTTACCAAGATCATTGGATAGAACAACAATATTTACCTGCCAGTCTGCAAGGACAAGTTTTTTGTGCGATTCGTTGGCTAGAAACCAATGCCCGTATGGGTTAA